In a genomic window of Roseiflexus castenholzii DSM 13941:
- the sufD gene encoding Fe-S cluster assembly protein SufD produces MKTFPPLGEISDALVIETSRAADEPAWLTEQRAEAWRFFASVEPPYWRRTDLSKFKPDQVIAAADTAATSLYQEEDLTEQGVVLTTLAQALHSHETLIRRHLGAAIEPTRHKFLALNAALWKDGVFLYVPKNVSVELPLTAVFSMPIPGGAIVPRNLIILDDGASVTFVEEYHSIAASDQAFAAPVTEMFLGNDSTLRFIAVQTWGEDVYHIGAQKARVGRGAAIEWAAVNLGARVQHIEAETALEGDGSRVEWVAATFAGDHQNLLTAPWLRHIGAKTEAHMDFKTVVKDQSYTTFDGMIKIEHQSRATVSRLEEHALHLSPKARSDSIPGLMIDTNDVARAGHASTSGEVDEEQLFYMRSRGIPRDEAIHLIVMGFFEPVLDRIPNDALRQRIAEMIEAKI; encoded by the coding sequence ATGAAGACGTTTCCTCCGCTTGGCGAAATCAGCGACGCCCTGGTGATCGAGACATCGCGGGCTGCGGATGAGCCGGCATGGCTGACGGAGCAGCGCGCAGAAGCGTGGCGCTTCTTCGCCTCGGTTGAACCACCCTACTGGCGTCGCACCGATCTGTCGAAGTTCAAGCCGGATCAGGTGATCGCGGCTGCCGATACGGCCGCAACCAGTCTCTATCAGGAAGAAGACCTGACGGAGCAGGGAGTGGTGTTGACCACACTGGCGCAGGCGCTTCATTCCCACGAGACGCTCATCCGGCGGCATCTCGGCGCTGCTATCGAGCCGACGCGCCATAAGTTCCTGGCGCTCAACGCGGCGCTCTGGAAGGACGGCGTCTTTCTGTATGTGCCGAAGAATGTCAGCGTCGAATTGCCGCTGACGGCAGTCTTCTCGATGCCGATCCCCGGCGGGGCGATTGTTCCGCGCAACCTGATCATCCTCGATGATGGCGCTAGTGTAACGTTTGTTGAGGAGTATCACTCGATTGCGGCGTCCGATCAGGCATTTGCCGCGCCGGTCACCGAGATGTTCCTTGGCAATGACTCGACCCTGCGTTTTATTGCGGTGCAAACGTGGGGTGAGGATGTGTACCACATCGGCGCGCAGAAAGCGCGCGTCGGGCGTGGGGCGGCCATCGAGTGGGCAGCCGTCAATCTTGGCGCGCGCGTCCAGCATATCGAGGCGGAAACCGCGCTCGAAGGGGATGGGTCGCGCGTCGAGTGGGTGGCGGCGACGTTCGCCGGTGATCATCAGAATCTGCTGACGGCGCCATGGCTCCGCCATATCGGCGCGAAAACTGAAGCGCATATGGACTTTAAGACCGTCGTCAAGGATCAGAGTTACACAACCTTCGACGGGATGATCAAGATCGAACATCAGAGCCGCGCAACGGTCTCGCGTCTCGAGGAGCATGCACTGCACCTCTCGCCAAAGGCGCGCAGCGACTCGATCCCTGGGCTGATGATCGATACGAACGACGTCGCCAGGGCGGGGCACGCCTCGACCAGCGGCGAGGTGGATGAGGAGCAGTTGTTCTATATGCGCTCGCGCGGCATTCCGCGTGATGAAGCCATCCATCTGATTGTGATGGGGTTCTTCGAGCCGGTGCTCGACCGCATTCCCAACGATGCGCTGCGCCAGCGCATTGCAGAGATGATCGAGGCAAAGATTTGA